From Chryseobacterium sp. IHB B 17019, one genomic window encodes:
- a CDS encoding efflux RND transporter permease subunit: MGENKHHEKESFFSSWAVDNRTTVYVLTFIIVILGIFAYMSMPRESFPEVVENKIYISSVYPGNSAEDVEKLITKELEDKFKNVSGVDKVTSNSFQDYCLITVEFDEKVPLPEAKQRIKDKVDEAKGDQDWPTVDSGSKVEPSVFDLNISEEIPILNINVKGNYPKFILRQYADDIKDDLEDIPEVKEATVLGVDDNEVEVALDIFKMNAAGVSFDQVINAIRNENITISGGNLITEGNRENVRIKGQISNPSDVNNFVVKPGVKIMDIAKVEFKEKEKTTYARESGKDVVMINLKKRSGTNMIAAIEQAKEKVKKAQETYLPKDLDISLTSDQSTDVEHQVSELANHILIGILLVMCVLSFSMGLKNALFVGTAIPLSMLIAFAVLSMFGVTLNTMVLFAMVMGLGMLVDDGIVVVDNVYANMEKGYKRREASKFGIGEIAFPVITSTLTTVCAFLPMLMWPGIMGEFMKYFPITISVTLLASLFVALVINASMTGGGMTLDNKNITPSQAKKYTIIFAILTVVFGVLRLVTGVEFFLAIVTLSVLAIAAIWLYKGFFHDRIEHFQYTFFPNLAKRYQKFLRNLLQGKKPRYWFLGVIGVLIFSFILYGAMMGIGRSKVLFFPENIPKQVIVYMEYPQGTDIAKTNTATKQVEAKILNVLKEYKDKKTGKNFLVESMVTQVGKGAINPQVDAGSEADTPFKSKTTITFVEFAKRQGVDTGEVMEQIRKAIPNIPGFTFTVEKDANGPPVGYPVSIELKGDDYDQLLTEANNMITYVNKQGISGIEKLQSDINKESPELIIDIDREAAGNMGVSTAYTGITLRRALFGQDISTFKDVKDDYDISVRLQQDQRRNTSLLFNQPITLQGQNGPILVPMSTFSTMKEENTFNKIKRKDNTRTIMVYSNVLKGYNANEIVQKIQASLKNYKTPEGITYSFGGEQEEQGKNMNFLLFALFLAMALVTSIIVFQFNSLSKTLIIMTTIFLSFAGVFLGLAIFGMDFVILMTMMGIISLAGVVVKNGIVLMDFFVLKLDELVHKKGVETHDDLELEEVKEIIIESGKERLRPVLLTATTAILGLIPLAVGLNFDVFSFLTTLNPHFSVGGDNVMFWGPLAWTIIFGLSFATFLTLIIVPVMFYIISKRKINRRRKYVEKHAHDAENEAEEQERLKKLYPQEFEEYHKKKDDDLGLES; encoded by the coding sequence ATGGGCGAAAATAAACACCACGAAAAAGAATCTTTCTTTTCAAGTTGGGCGGTAGACAATAGAACCACAGTATATGTACTTACTTTTATCATTGTAATTCTGGGGATCTTTGCTTACATGTCTATGCCAAGAGAAAGCTTTCCGGAAGTGGTAGAAAATAAGATATATATTTCTTCTGTTTATCCGGGAAACTCAGCAGAAGATGTTGAAAAGCTTATCACAAAAGAGCTTGAAGATAAATTTAAGAACGTTTCGGGAGTTGATAAGGTAACTTCAAATTCATTTCAGGACTACTGTCTGATTACCGTAGAATTTGATGAAAAAGTGCCTTTGCCGGAAGCTAAACAAAGAATTAAAGATAAAGTAGATGAAGCAAAAGGTGATCAGGACTGGCCAACAGTAGACTCGGGATCAAAAGTAGAACCAAGTGTTTTTGATCTTAATATTTCCGAGGAAATTCCGATTCTGAATATTAATGTAAAAGGAAATTATCCGAAATTTATACTGAGACAATATGCAGATGATATCAAAGACGATCTAGAGGACATTCCTGAAGTAAAGGAGGCAACCGTTTTAGGGGTTGATGATAATGAAGTGGAAGTTGCTTTGGATATCTTTAAGATGAATGCTGCGGGAGTAAGTTTTGATCAGGTTATTAATGCTATCAGAAATGAAAATATCACCATTTCCGGTGGTAATCTGATCACAGAAGGAAACCGTGAAAATGTCAGAATTAAAGGACAGATTTCAAATCCTAGCGATGTTAACAATTTCGTTGTAAAGCCGGGTGTGAAGATCATGGATATTGCGAAAGTAGAGTTTAAAGAAAAAGAAAAAACTACCTACGCAAGAGAATCCGGAAAAGATGTTGTGATGATCAACCTTAAGAAAAGATCAGGAACCAACATGATTGCAGCTATTGAGCAGGCAAAAGAAAAAGTCAAAAAAGCTCAGGAAACATATCTTCCAAAAGATCTTGATATTTCTTTAACGTCTGACCAATCTACAGACGTTGAACATCAGGTAAGTGAGCTTGCCAACCATATCCTCATCGGTATCCTTTTGGTAATGTGCGTATTGAGTTTCTCAATGGGGCTTAAAAATGCATTATTCGTTGGGACGGCGATTCCGCTTTCGATGTTGATTGCCTTTGCGGTATTGAGCATGTTTGGAGTTACCTTAAATACCATGGTGCTTTTCGCAATGGTAATGGGACTCGGGATGCTGGTAGATGACGGGATCGTTGTTGTAGACAACGTGTACGCCAATATGGAGAAAGGGTATAAAAGGAGAGAAGCATCAAAATTCGGTATCGGTGAGATTGCTTTCCCTGTAATTACTTCTACTTTGACTACTGTTTGCGCATTTTTACCAATGCTGATGTGGCCGGGAATTATGGGAGAATTTATGAAGTATTTCCCAATCACAATTAGTGTTACTCTTTTAGCATCACTTTTTGTAGCATTGGTTATCAATGCTTCCATGACAGGAGGCGGAATGACATTAGATAATAAAAACATTACACCTTCTCAAGCTAAAAAATACACCATTATTTTTGCAATTTTAACAGTAGTTTTCGGAGTTTTAAGATTGGTAACCGGTGTTGAGTTCTTCCTGGCAATCGTAACACTTTCTGTACTGGCAATTGCTGCAATATGGTTGTATAAAGGATTTTTCCATGACAGAATTGAACATTTCCAATATACTTTTTTCCCGAATCTGGCTAAAAGGTATCAGAAATTCTTAAGAAATTTATTACAGGGCAAAAAGCCTAGATACTGGTTCTTGGGAGTGATTGGAGTTCTTATTTTCTCATTCATCCTTTATGGAGCAATGATGGGGATTGGGCGTTCAAAAGTACTTTTCTTCCCGGAAAACATTCCTAAGCAAGTGATTGTCTATATGGAATATCCTCAAGGAACGGATATTGCAAAAACAAATACTGCTACAAAACAGGTTGAAGCAAAAATTTTAAATGTTTTAAAAGAATATAAAGACAAAAAAACCGGAAAAAACTTCCTGGTAGAATCTATGGTAACCCAAGTGGGAAAAGGAGCTATCAATCCACAGGTTGATGCCGGTTCTGAAGCTGATACACCATTTAAATCAAAAACTACGATCACTTTTGTAGAATTCGCAAAACGTCAGGGGGTAGATACGGGTGAGGTAATGGAGCAGATCAGAAAGGCTATTCCTAATATTCCGGGATTCACATTTACGGTAGAAAAAGATGCAAATGGTCCGCCGGTTGGTTATCCAGTTTCTATCGAGCTTAAGGGAGACGATTATGATCAGTTGTTGACAGAAGCCAACAATATGATCACTTATGTAAACAAGCAGGGAATTTCGGGTATCGAAAAACTGCAGTCCGATATTAATAAAGAAAGCCCGGAATTGATTATCGATATCGATAGAGAGGCAGCTGGAAATATGGGAGTTTCGACGGCTTATACAGGGATTACGCTTCGTAGAGCTTTATTCGGTCAGGATATTTCTACCTTTAAAGATGTAAAAGATGATTACGATATTTCAGTAAGATTACAACAGGATCAGAGAAGAAATACGAGTTTACTATTTAACCAGCCGATTACGTTGCAGGGGCAAAACGGCCCGATTCTGGTTCCGATGTCTACTTTCTCTACCATGAAAGAAGAAAATACTTTCAACAAAATCAAGAGAAAAGACAATACCAGAACGATCATGGTTTACTCAAACGTATTGAAAGGATATAACGCGAATGAAATCGTTCAGAAAATTCAGGCATCATTAAAAAACTATAAAACTCCGGAAGGAATTACCTATAGTTTCGGTGGTGAACAGGAAGAGCAGGGCAAAAACATGAATTTCCTATTGTTTGCATTGTTCCTGGCAATGGCGTTGGTAACATCGATTATTGTATTCCAGTTCAACTCGCTTTCAAAAACTTTGATTATCATGACTACGATTTTCTTGAGTTTTGCCGGAGTATTCTTAGGATTGGCGATTTTCGGAATGGACTTCGTAATTCTAATGACCATGATGGGGATTATCTCATTAGCGGGTGTTGTGGTGAAGAACGGTATTGTATTGATGGACTTCTTCGTTCTTAAACTCGATGAACTGGTTCATAAAAAAGGGGTTGAAACCCACGATGACCTTGAACTTGAAGAAGTAAAAGAAATTATCATCGAATCCGGAAAAGAGCGTTTAAGACCTGTATTATTAACGGCTACAACAGCTATCTTAGGTTTGATTCCGTTGGCAGTGGGTCTGAACTTTGACGTGTTTTCTTTCCTTACAACACTGAATCCGCATTTCTCAGTAGGAGGGGACAACGTAATGTTCTGGGGACCATTAGCATGGACCATTATTTTCGGGCTATCATTTGCTACTTTCCTTACATTGATCATCGTGCCGGTAATGTTCTACATTATTTCTAAACGTAAGATCAATAGAAGAAGAAAATATGTAGAAAAACATGCTCACGATGCAGAAAATGAAGCTGAAGAACAGGAAAGACTGAAAAAGCTGTATCCTCAGGAGTTTGAAGAGTATCACAAGAAAAAGGATGATGATTTAGGTTTAGAATCATAA
- a CDS encoding efflux RND transporter periplasmic adaptor subunit has protein sequence MKKIFLPLALLLTLAACKKEGATQDKTLEALIKTKDVKGLQAYKDRQKAKMDSLNNIMSEVDKNLSALGVSQTVGYVSVQKLQQSSFAHNVEIQGNVTTDQDVNVQSQFNGTLTLYVKEGQRVNKGQVIGRIADGGLNDQHKQALIQVSAANSQLQQVKSQANLSRITYEKQSALWKQKIGSEYQYLQAKTNYESAQKQIAAAQSQVAATQKAADAIRANLVKTTIVAPFSGVIDKVITQNGQAVSAAPATDIVKLISLGVMRVEAKVPETYLANVKPGTSVEINFPALNKSIKSSVRLVGNYIDPATRTFLIQIPVSNEGGYIKPNLLAQIKIQDYVNPSALQIPAQYIYEDAAHKTYVFIATNINGENAIAKKVYVETGQKSENSVEITQGLKSGDTVITDGSKNLTEGQKIKIS, from the coding sequence ATGAAAAAAATATTTCTTCCACTAGCATTATTACTTACCCTTGCAGCCTGCAAGAAGGAAGGTGCTACACAAGATAAAACTTTAGAAGCTCTTATCAAAACCAAAGATGTAAAAGGGCTGCAAGCATATAAAGACCGTCAGAAAGCAAAAATGGACAGTCTGAACAATATCATGTCTGAGGTAGATAAAAACCTTTCGGCATTAGGCGTAAGCCAGACTGTAGGGTATGTTTCCGTACAGAAACTACAGCAGAGTTCATTTGCACACAATGTTGAGATACAAGGAAATGTTACAACAGATCAGGATGTGAATGTACAGTCTCAATTCAATGGAACATTAACGCTTTATGTAAAAGAAGGGCAAAGAGTAAACAAGGGGCAGGTAATAGGCAGAATTGCGGATGGAGGTCTTAATGATCAGCATAAGCAAGCTTTAATCCAGGTTTCTGCAGCCAATTCACAGCTTCAGCAGGTAAAATCTCAGGCTAATTTGTCGAGAATTACTTATGAAAAACAAAGTGCTCTTTGGAAACAAAAAATTGGTTCAGAATACCAATATCTTCAGGCGAAAACCAATTACGAATCTGCTCAGAAACAAATTGCTGCTGCTCAAAGTCAGGTTGCCGCTACACAAAAAGCTGCTGATGCGATAAGAGCAAACTTGGTGAAAACAACAATCGTTGCTCCGTTTAGTGGGGTGATTGATAAAGTAATTACACAAAACGGACAGGCTGTATCTGCTGCTCCGGCTACGGATATCGTAAAATTGATCAGTCTTGGAGTAATGCGCGTAGAAGCCAAAGTTCCTGAAACATATCTGGCCAACGTAAAACCGGGTACAAGCGTAGAGATCAATTTTCCGGCACTCAACAAATCTATTAAATCAAGTGTAAGATTGGTTGGAAACTATATTGATCCTGCAACAAGAACTTTCCTTATTCAGATTCCTGTTTCAAATGAAGGTGGATATATAAAACCAAACTTATTGGCTCAAATAAAGATTCAGGATTATGTGAATCCTTCTGCATTACAGATTCCGGCTCAATATATTTATGAAGACGCAGCCCATAAAACCTATGTTTTCATTGCAACCAATATCAATGGTGAAAATGCAATTGCCAAAAAAGTGTATGTAGAAACAGGGCAAAAGTCTGAAAACAGCGTAGAAATTACACAAGGTCTGAAATCTGGAGATACCGTAATTACTGATGGTTCTAAAAACCTGACAGAAGGACAGAAAATTAAAATTTCTTAA
- a CDS encoding TolC family protein — protein sequence MERQRITAKLKIGMAAAFMISGFLQAQQSFTVEQSLDYAVANNVNVKKARIDQEIASQKVKETTGIGLPQIDAQGTYNYYLKIPVQLLPAEIAGGTPGTYIPVQFGLKQTASAGITLKQLLFNGSYLVGLQSAKAYRETSALAEEKTEISVKEGIMMAYAAVIVTDENINTLEENIKVAEKTLNDTRETYKVGLIEEQNVEQLEYSYKNLQTNRENLKRTRTKLVMALKYLMGYPLDQNLELSTTLEEMVQKNQVLVDQNENFDISNHIDMRLRNNALKVSELQLKYQKSKSLPSLSGFASTNYNGNSNTFTFFDRDQQWFNTSIVGLQLDIPIFSGLQRHWQTQQAKLEVKKAQMDKVDTERSLKKDYYEKSVDYNNAFESYKTAQDLIKLSSNIYRKEQIKFKEGLGSSFDLQNSETQLYTSQSQLYESAINLIQAKVALDKAKGEL from the coding sequence ATGGAAAGACAACGTATAACTGCAAAGCTGAAAATTGGGATGGCTGCTGCATTTATGATTTCCGGCTTTTTACAGGCTCAGCAAAGCTTTACAGTGGAGCAGAGTTTAGACTATGCTGTTGCAAACAACGTCAATGTAAAAAAGGCCAGAATAGATCAGGAAATTGCTTCCCAAAAAGTGAAGGAAACTACGGGGATCGGGCTTCCTCAGATTGATGCTCAAGGTACTTACAATTACTATCTGAAAATTCCTGTGCAGCTTTTGCCAGCAGAAATTGCAGGAGGAACTCCCGGAACCTATATTCCTGTACAGTTCGGACTGAAACAAACTGCAAGTGCCGGAATTACCCTAAAACAGTTACTTTTTAATGGTTCATACCTGGTTGGATTACAATCTGCAAAAGCTTACAGAGAAACATCTGCACTAGCTGAAGAAAAAACCGAAATAAGTGTAAAAGAAGGGATCATGATGGCCTATGCAGCAGTAATTGTCACTGATGAAAACATCAATACCCTGGAAGAAAACATTAAAGTTGCTGAAAAAACTTTAAATGACACCAGAGAAACTTATAAAGTAGGATTAATAGAGGAGCAGAATGTAGAGCAACTGGAATACAGCTACAAAAACCTGCAGACAAACAGGGAAAACCTGAAGAGAACAAGAACCAAGCTTGTTATGGCTCTTAAATATCTGATGGGGTATCCTTTAGATCAAAATCTGGAGCTTTCTACGACACTGGAAGAGATGGTTCAAAAGAATCAGGTGCTGGTAGATCAGAATGAAAATTTCGATATCAGCAACCATATTGATATGAGATTGAGAAACAATGCATTGAAGGTTTCAGAATTGCAGTTGAAATATCAGAAATCTAAGTCTTTACCATCATTATCCGGTTTTGCAAGCACTAATTATAACGGGAACAGCAACACCTTTACCTTTTTCGACAGAGATCAGCAATGGTTTAATACTTCTATTGTAGGATTGCAGCTGGATATTCCTATTTTCAGCGGGTTGCAGAGACACTGGCAAACACAGCAGGCTAAGCTTGAAGTGAAAAAAGCTCAAATGGATAAAGTAGATACAGAAAGAAGTCTTAAAAAAGATTATTACGAAAAATCTGTAGACTACAACAATGCTTTTGAAAGCTATAAAACTGCACAGGATCTGATAAAGCTATCTTCAAATATCTATCGTAAAGAACAGATAAAATTTAAGGAAGGTCTTGGAAGCAGCTTCGATTTGCAGAATAGTGAAACGCAGTTGTATACATCTCAATCACAGCTTTATGAGTCTGCAATTAATTTGATCCAGGCAAAAGTAGCTCTTGACAAAGCAAAAGGAGAATTATAA
- a CDS encoding TetR/AcrR family transcriptional regulator, which translates to MSNQAKKDQTQELIKDTAKNLFFVKGKFDATTQEIADAAGVNRTLINYYFRSRDNLIQIIFDEAQKVEHEKSEIIMNSDLPFKEKIGQFIEGSLSTSLQYPYLETYIVSQINKGNCHKKDIEEDELHKLYKDIESEMELGNIEKMKPIQFVLNMVSLLVFPSAVRPLLMENLMISEEEFDKIISERKDIILNLLFKN; encoded by the coding sequence ATGTCAAATCAAGCAAAAAAAGACCAAACACAAGAATTAATCAAGGATACAGCGAAGAATTTATTCTTTGTGAAAGGTAAGTTTGATGCCACTACACAGGAAATTGCCGATGCAGCTGGTGTCAACAGAACGCTGATCAACTACTACTTCCGTTCAAGAGATAACCTTATTCAGATTATTTTTGATGAAGCACAGAAAGTAGAACACGAAAAATCTGAAATTATCATGAATTCAGATCTGCCTTTCAAGGAAAAAATAGGTCAGTTTATAGAGGGAAGTTTGTCAACAAGCCTTCAGTATCCGTACCTCGAAACGTACATTGTTTCACAGATCAACAAAGGAAACTGTCACAAAAAAGATATTGAAGAAGACGAATTACACAAGCTCTACAAAGACATAGAATCAGAAATGGAACTGGGAAATATCGAAAAAATGAAACCCATCCAATTCGTGTTGAATATGGTTTCCCTTTTGGTGTTTCCAAGTGCGGTAAGACCTTTATTAATGGAGAATCTTATGATCAGTGAAGAAGAATTTGACAAAATTATTTCTGAAAGAAAAGACATTATTCTGAATTTATTATTTAAAAATTAA
- a CDS encoding T9SS type B sorting domain-containing protein has product MRKILFLFTVFCCGFLFSQNILWDFQTTSPIIESQHYLTCSATDSQGNIYVAGRYGRLAFPSVNSIAFGSITKTTSNTELSRAVIAKLDQNKNVIWVKEISSSYGSSITSLVVDKLDNVIVTGYTDGQNLKLNPNSNAIFDTGILSSSSFLVKLDPTGNFVFGNIYNYVGNMTCTVDENNNIISTGNYANYQPLFLTDFDPNPAVNYNLPAPDGIFVMKNSPNGSFVWARPLHAHNAPAINCVKVDKSNNIIVLGNFESYLKIDNNTFPAGNTNSNRYFLAKFNNDGNFIWYQHLSTYSFYLNSSNFKIDTDNDNNIYTASTYYDAQTINFPNTTINAPFGGRTIIYKISSNGNLVWNSLIKGDNSFDFLSIKRNADNTINFFVRYDENLIKVVNGNNSTEETIKKLDLGLNYSYLSRHADTFYLKFRNDGKLIFNKSDFSSYSYTQSIDHEGNLIIGGYYDDYQDFDPDQDIKNIKYTNGDINGFIQKFGKCYNGTPDGDKTQTFCSSSNPTIQDLYPNTSYTTWYDSPFSLSPLAANTPLQHNVTYYASVQDESCPYNPKRLPVTVIIKNSPPALIVSDFYFCANVNLMTLNQLNINNNQNIHFYDAAGSLISNYANIIAGNQYFVTQYGSGCESVKVPFKVFSIQGITPVANAQQIFCKTTNPTIANIQITGQNIKWYDVAGNILTPATALVNGQTYYASQTINGCESDKIAIQVTVNETPKPTGNSAQDFCASSSPTLANLVVIGTALKFYDAAGNALPLTTPLVHGVTYFVTQTLNNCESEKLAISVTLSTNNVPANDYSAALCNNTTGSSMIVNLTSYEPNIITNPSAYTFTYTDDVGAIIPNPSNYNLNLGPIVIHVKVLTPDGCFKVVRLSLTLNPKPEFNLPEKIDFCNGQNVTLDAGNGYSSYLWSTGATTQSIIVSTPGNYSVTVTNSFGCQSTDNIQVSYTVLPEIVAVNINNNSATVILSASGNFEYSLDNFTWQDSNIFTNLNIGEYIVYVRTKGGCIIGQKPFSIFNIPNAITPNGDGYNDKWKIAGLENYPGTEVNVYDRRGLQVYKAVITKKPMEWDGKQNGSPVQTGNYWYTIKVSDGRVYTGWLLIKNRE; this is encoded by the coding sequence ATGCGAAAAATCTTGTTTCTTTTCACAGTTTTCTGCTGTGGATTTTTGTTTTCTCAGAATATTCTTTGGGATTTTCAAACAACAAGCCCAATTATTGAGTCTCAACATTATCTTACTTGTAGCGCTACCGATTCTCAAGGTAATATATATGTTGCCGGCAGATATGGAAGACTGGCGTTCCCTAGTGTAAACAGTATAGCATTTGGAAGTATTACTAAAACAACATCCAACACGGAATTATCAAGAGCTGTTATCGCAAAACTTGATCAGAATAAAAATGTTATTTGGGTAAAAGAGATCAGCTCTAGCTATGGATCATCCATTACTTCTTTGGTTGTCGACAAACTGGATAATGTAATTGTCACGGGCTACACAGATGGGCAGAATTTAAAATTAAACCCAAATTCTAATGCCATTTTTGATACCGGTATTTTATCATCCAGTTCTTTTCTGGTAAAACTTGATCCTACAGGTAATTTTGTATTTGGAAACATTTATAATTATGTAGGAAATATGACATGTACTGTAGATGAAAATAATAACATAATATCTACGGGAAATTATGCAAACTATCAACCGTTGTTTCTTACTGATTTTGATCCCAACCCAGCAGTAAATTATAATTTACCTGCTCCAGACGGAATATTTGTAATGAAAAACAGTCCCAACGGCTCTTTTGTCTGGGCTCGTCCGCTTCATGCTCATAATGCTCCAGCGATAAACTGTGTGAAGGTTGATAAAAGTAATAATATAATTGTATTAGGGAATTTTGAATCATATCTAAAAATCGATAATAATACATTTCCTGCGGGTAATACAAACTCTAATAGATACTTTTTGGCAAAATTTAATAATGATGGCAATTTTATATGGTATCAACATCTATCTACCTATAGTTTCTATTTAAATTCATCAAATTTTAAAATTGATACGGATAATGATAATAATATTTACACTGCTAGTACATATTATGACGCTCAGACGATCAATTTTCCGAATACAACTATTAATGCACCATTTGGAGGCAGAACTATAATTTATAAAATCAGCAGTAATGGTAACTTAGTTTGGAATTCGCTTATTAAAGGTGATAATTCCTTTGATTTTTTATCCATAAAACGGAATGCTGACAATACCATAAATTTTTTTGTAAGATATGATGAAAATCTTATTAAAGTCGTAAATGGGAACAATAGCACAGAAGAAACAATAAAAAAATTAGATCTCGGTTTAAACTACAGTTATTTAAGCCGTCATGCTGATACATTTTACCTAAAATTCCGGAATGATGGTAAACTAATTTTTAATAAAAGTGACTTTTCTTCTTATTCATATACCCAAAGTATTGATCATGAAGGAAATCTGATTATAGGAGGGTATTATGATGATTATCAAGATTTTGATCCAGACCAAGACATTAAAAATATAAAATATACCAACGGTGATATAAATGGCTTTATTCAAAAATTTGGAAAATGCTATAATGGAACTCCGGACGGAGACAAAACACAAACATTTTGTTCTTCGTCCAATCCAACGATACAGGACTTATATCCAAATACATCTTATACTACATGGTATGATTCGCCTTTTTCACTTTCTCCTCTGGCAGCCAATACACCTTTGCAACATAATGTTACTTATTATGCATCAGTACAGGATGAATCTTGCCCTTACAACCCGAAAAGGCTCCCTGTAACTGTAATTATAAAAAATTCTCCACCAGCATTAATTGTCAGTGATTTTTATTTTTGTGCTAATGTAAATTTAATGACATTAAATCAGTTAAATATTAATAACAATCAGAATATTCATTTTTATGACGCTGCAGGAAGTTTAATCAGTAATTATGCAAATATTATTGCTGGAAATCAATATTTCGTTACTCAATATGGATCGGGGTGTGAAAGCGTAAAAGTTCCTTTTAAAGTATTTTCAATTCAAGGTATCACCCCGGTAGCAAACGCTCAACAAATTTTCTGCAAAACCACTAATCCAACTATTGCCAACATCCAAATTACAGGACAAAATATAAAATGGTATGATGTCGCAGGAAATATTTTAACTCCGGCAACCGCCCTCGTAAACGGACAAACCTATTACGCTTCCCAAACGATCAACGGCTGCGAAAGTGATAAAATTGCCATTCAGGTTACAGTAAACGAAACCCCGAAGCCAACAGGAAATTCTGCTCAGGATTTTTGTGCTTCTTCAAGCCCGACTTTGGCAAATTTGGTGGTAATAGGAACCGCCCTGAAATTCTATGATGCCGCAGGAAATGCCCTGCCTTTAACAACTCCTCTTGTTCATGGAGTTACTTATTTTGTTACACAAACCTTGAATAATTGTGAGTCGGAAAAACTGGCGATTTCCGTTACGCTTTCAACAAACAATGTCCCTGCAAATGACTATTCTGCAGCGTTATGCAACAACACTACAGGAAGTTCAATGATTGTTAATTTAACTTCTTACGAACCAAATATTATTACCAATCCAAGTGCTTATACATTCACTTACACTGATGATGTAGGAGCTATAATTCCCAATCCTTCAAATTATAATTTAAATCTAGGACCAATTGTTATACATGTGAAAGTTCTTACACCGGACGGATGCTTTAAAGTGGTTAGATTAAGCTTGACATTAAATCCAAAACCAGAATTCAATCTTCCGGAAAAAATTGATTTCTGTAACGGACAAAATGTTACGCTGGATGCAGGAAACGGCTATTCATCATACTTGTGGAGTACAGGAGCTACAACACAGTCGATTATTGTCTCAACTCCCGGAAACTATTCCGTGACTGTCACAAACAGTTTTGGCTGTCAAAGTACGGACAATATCCAGGTAAGCTATACGGTTTTACCAGAAATTGTTGCTGTCAATATTAATAACAATTCTGCAACGGTAATTCTTTCTGCCTCGGGTAATTTTGAATATTCATTGGATAATTTCACATGGCAGGATTCTAATATTTTTACTAATTTAAATATTGGAGAATATATTGTTTACGTAAGGACAAAAGGAGGCTGTATCATTGGCCAGAAGCCTTTTTCAATATTTAATATTCCGAATGCAATCACTCCAAACGGAGACGGCTACAATGACAAATGGAAAATTGCAGGCCTGGAAAACTACCCCGGAACAGAAGTGAATGTCTACGACCGAAGAGGCCTGCAGGTTTACAAGGCTGTCATCACCAAAAAACCGATGGAATGGGACGGGAAACAAAATGGAAGCCCTGTTCAGACAGGAAACTACTGGTACACGATTAAAGTATCCGACGGCAGAGTGTATACCGGTTGGCTACTGATTAAGAATAGAGAATAA
- a CDS encoding CvfB family protein: MQIGKTQTLKISEKNSSGWILTDESGEKAFLPKIFIQDDMEIDDEMEAFVYQDDNKLKATTEIPLAEVGEFAVMSCVQSLPSGAFMDWGIIKDLFIPYKQQKTKIIEGKRYLVHIYIDDELELITGTTKFKRNPQYENLPFQKGDKVDLIMMNESELGWNVVINKKYIGLIYASDVFKKLYPLSEETGYIKEIREDGKIDVSLQPQGFENIDEFKKKILDKLEENYGLLHLSDKSTPEEIKDEVQMSKKNFKKAIGGLYKDKVIDILDDKIKLL; encoded by the coding sequence ATGCAAATAGGAAAAACTCAGACTTTAAAAATTTCAGAAAAAAACAGTTCAGGATGGATTTTAACAGATGAATCAGGTGAAAAAGCTTTTTTGCCTAAAATTTTTATTCAGGACGATATGGAAATTGATGATGAGATGGAAGCTTTTGTGTATCAGGATGATAATAAATTAAAAGCTACCACAGAAATTCCTTTGGCGGAAGTGGGCGAATTTGCGGTGATGAGCTGTGTGCAGAGCCTTCCAAGCGGGGCTTTTATGGATTGGGGGATTATCAAAGATTTATTTATTCCTTACAAGCAGCAGAAGACTAAAATTATTGAAGGTAAAAGATATTTGGTTCACATTTATATAGATGATGAGTTGGAATTAATCACCGGAACTACGAAATTCAAAAGAAATCCGCAGTATGAAAACTTGCCGTTCCAGAAAGGGGACAAGGTTGATCTGATCATGATGAATGAAAGCGAATTGGGCTGGAATGTGGTTATCAATAAAAAATACATCGGATTAATTTACGCATCTGATGTTTTCAAAAAACTTTATCCTTTATCGGAAGAAACCGGCTATATCAAAGAAATCCGTGAAGATGGAAAAATAGACGTTTCACTACAGCCGCAAGGTTTCGAGAATATTGATGAATTCAAAAAGAAGATTCTTGATAAATTGGAAGAAAACTACGGCTTGCTTCACCTTTCAGACAAATCAACTCCGGAAGAGATCAAAGATGAGGTTCAGATGAGTAAAAAGAATTTCAAAAAAGCGATCGGCGGACTTTACAAGGATAAGGTCATCGATATTTTAGATGATAAAATAAAATTATTATAA